A window of the Macrobrachium rosenbergii isolate ZJJX-2024 chromosome 13, ASM4041242v1, whole genome shotgun sequence genome harbors these coding sequences:
- the LOC136844827 gene encoding uncharacterized protein encodes MRCEFEENEKVRKHEKEMAEIRLEMARLTGSDNLVSSPNPAFPERFNMSAALKLVPVFDEANVPEFFRAFERVASRLSWPADMWTLLIQCRLVGKAIKVYNALDEVVARDYHKVKSIVLKAYDLVPEAYQLKFRNSVKTSAVSFVEFARMKQEQFDDWMKSRQIVSLSGLRELILMEEFKKTCSKELRVYLEEVKAVEVSQAAQIADEFVLTHKSEYQNDVRSVGQYKTMGNNESRGPRVDNDPLTFNNGNRRFNNNRKFNNNNRNAGNKSSLSNVVEPSGNYVVLSGFPNTVLSAPLVEVRLKFPGYDRLTELAVVDVLPVPGIDGILGNDMLDAEGREIFPILSVHAYPVAVTTRAAARAANLIQEDNGDDLLLNSLEVDVERPGSVDSSGGSTSLKPDWDRSAFINAQKQEFNFELGDDSDLTKPKFILINSLLYRLSRPTTDNPNQTTRIEQIVVPSHFRDFVLNIAHQDSFSGHFGIGKTFQKLAESFWWPGLKSSVKKFVKECEICQVMGKPNQLIPKAPLNPIPAIGEPFSEIVVDVVGPLPKTKSGCMYMLTVVDRASRFPEAFPLRWITSRVVFEKLIDYFSRYGLPRIIQTDCGTNFTSKEFRSKCAELAIQHITSVPYHPESQGVVERFHQTLKSILKKHCYEQGDEWDKALPFALFALRNHPNVSTGVAPFELVLDIKLVDR; translated from the exons ATGAGATGTGAGTTCGAAGAGAATGAGAAAGTCAGGAAGCATGAGAAAGAAATGGCGGAGATAAGGTTGGAAATGGCTCGGTTAACTGGAAGTGATAATTTGGTTAGCTCCCCTAATCCTGCATTTCCAGAGAGATTTAATATGAGTGCGGCATTAAAGTTGGTGCCTGTTTTTGACGAGGCAAATGTTCCTGAGTTTTTCAGGGCATTTGAGAGAGTGGCGTCTCGTTTATCTTGGCCCGCCGACATGTGGACCTTGTTGATACAATGCCGTTTAGTAGGCAAGGCTATTAAAGTCTATAATGCTCTAGATGAGGTTGTGGCTAGAGATTATCATAAGGTAAAATCGATAGTGTTAAAGGCTTATGATTTAGTTCCCGAGGCCTACCAACTTAAATTCAGAAATTCAGTTAAAACATCTGCTGTTTCATTTGTGGAGTTTGCCCGAATGAAGCAGGAACAATTTGACGATTGGATGAAAAGCCGTCAGATTGTATCCTTGTCTGGTTTAAGAGAGTTAATTCTTATGGAAGAATTCAAAAAAACATGTAGTAAGGAGTTGAGGGTGTACCTCGAGGAGGTTAAGGCTGTAGAGGTGAGTCAGGCCGCTCAGATTGCGGATGAATTCGTGCTGACTCACAAATCTGA ATATCAGAATGATGTTCGATCTGTTGGTCAGTATAAGACAATGGGTAACAATGAGTCTCGTGGTCCTAGGGTGGATAATGATCCCCTCACTTTTAACAATGGTAATagaaggtttaataataataggaagtttaataataataataggaatgcaGGTAATAAG AGTTCTCTGAGTAATGTGGTGGAACCCTCGGGAAATTATGTTGTATTGAGTGGTTTCCCCAACACGGTATTGTCTGCTCCCCTGGTGGAGGTCAGGTTGAAATTTCCTGGTTATGACCGTTTGACAGAGTTAGCGGTTGTAGATGTACTGCCTGTACCGGGTATCGATGGTATTTTGGGTAATGACATGCTAGATGCTGAAGGTCGCGAAATATTCCCAATACTGTCGGTCCATGCTTACCCAGTGGCAGTGACAACTCGCGCTGCAGCAAGAGCCGCTAATTTGATCCAGGAGGATAATGGAGATGACTTGTTGTTAAATAGTTTAGAAGTAGATGTAGAGCGACCCGGGTCTGTAGATAGTAGTGGTGGTAGTACCTCTTTAAAACCTGATTGGGATAGGTCAGCCTTTATAAATGCACAGAAGCAAGAATTTAACTTTGAATTGGGTGATGATTCGGACTTAACTAagcctaaatttatattaattaatagttTGTTGTATAGGTTGAGTCGTCCTACTACTGATAATCCGAATCAGACTACCAGAATTGAGCAAATTGTTGTTCCCTCTCATTTTCGTGATTTTGTATTGAATATTGCTCATCAAGATTCTTTTTCAGGTCACTTCGGTATAGGGAAGACCTTTCAGAAATTAGCTGAAAGTTTTTGGTGGCCTGGATTAAAATCCTCTGTGAAGAAATTTGTAAAGGAGTGTGAAATTTGTCAGGTTATGGGTAAACCTAACCAACTAATCCCTAAAGCCCCCTTAAACCCTATCCCTGCGATTGGGGAACCTTTTTCAGAGATAGTGGTGGATGTAGTTGGTCCGCTTCCCAAGACCAAGTCAGGTTGCATGTATATGCTTACGGTAGTAGATAGAGCCTCTAGGTTTCCTGAAGCGTTTCCTTTGCGGTGGATTACCTCAAGAGTAGTATTTGAAAAActaattgattatttttctagGTATGGTCTTCCTCGAATAATTCAAACTGATTGTGGTACAAATTTTACCAGTAAAGAATTTCGGAGtaagtgtgctgaactggccattcagcacattactaGTGTACCGtatcatcctgaaagtcaaggggtggtggaaaggtttcaccagaccctTAAATCAATTTTAAAGAAGCATTGTTACGAGCAAGGGGATGAATGGGATAAGGCACTCCCTTTCGCTCTTTTTGCCCTTCGTAATCATCCAAATGTGTCCACAGGTGTTGCTCCGTTTGAGTtagttttggacataaaattAGTGGACCGTTGA